The following are from one region of the Arachis duranensis cultivar V14167 chromosome 10, aradu.V14167.gnm2.J7QH, whole genome shotgun sequence genome:
- the LOC107469914 gene encoding serine/threonine-protein kinase OXI1-like, which produces MDNGSNTLDFCNLKVVSALGRGAKGLVFLAKINEGQNEKQWLALKVVSKAFVRMRNSSHCKRVSFEQQILRRFNHPLLPQLRGVLETEELLGFAIDYCHGGNLHSLRRKQSEKTFPVDAIRFYAVELVLVLDYLHSLGVVYRDLKPENILIQETGHIMLVDFDLSKKLNPKSPQLLSGISSPSSDSALLVDRRKRLLPGCYCCHSGIMPLDSDSQLGTNSPARSESDSVEKSNSFVGTEDYVAPEIITGEGHNFGVDWWSLGVVLYEMLYGMTPFKGVNRKETFQRILMKQPDLSGENTPLRDLIKKLLEKHPDRRIEVHEIKCHDFFKGVNWNSVLQIARPPYIPQNDVEDKAGFSRKDVESFVRKIFFKNDNKEEKPKENKVYNKNQNTVWVDKLTDNPTQNEDFLMF; this is translated from the exons ATGGATAATGGTAGCAACACGTTGGACTTTTGTAATCTCAAAGTAGTATCCGCCTTGGGACGCGGTGCCAAGGGCTTGGTTTTCTTGGCGAAAATAAATGAAGGGCAAAACGAGAAGCAATGGCTGGCGTTGAAGGTGGTCTCAAAAGCTTTTGTTCGGATGAGAAATAGCAGCCATTGCAAGAGGGTCTCGTTCGAACAACAAATATTGCGTCGTTTTAATCACCCTCTCTTGCCACAGTTGCGAGGGGTCTTGGAAACCGAGGAGCTGCTAGGGTTTGCCATTGACTATTGCCACGGCGGAAACTTACATTCTCTAAGAAGGAAACAATCTGAGAAGACGTTTCCTGTTGATGCCATAAG GTTTTATGCTGTGGAATTGGTCCTCGTATTGGACTACTTGCATAGTCTTGGAGTAGTGTACCGAGATTTGAAGCCAGAGAACATACTGATTCAAGAAACAGGTCACATAATGCTCGTGGATTTTGATCTCTCCAAGAAGTTGAACCCAAAGTCACCGCAATTGTTGAGTGGCATCTCATCACCAAGTTCTGACTCAGCATTGCTGGTTGACCGAAGAAAGCGATTGTTACCAGGTTGCTACTGTTGTCACTCGGGTATCATGCCTCTTGACTCAGACAGTCAACTCGGCACTAACTCACCAGCACGGAGCGAGTCCGACTCAGTGGAGAAATCCAACTCATTTGTCGGAACAGAGGATTACGTGGCACCAGAGATTATAACTGGTGAAGGACACAACTTCGGTGTTGATTGGTGGTCCCTCGGTGTTGTTTTGTACGAGATGCTGTATGGAATGACACCATTTAAGGGCGTAAACAgaaaagagacatttcaacgGATCTTGATGAAACAACCGGATCTATCAGGTGAAAACACACCGTTGAGGGACCTGATCAAGAAGTTGCTTGAAAAGCATCCAGACCGTAGGATTGAGGTACATGAAATCAAGTGCCATGATTTCTTTAAGGGTGTGAACTGGAACTCAGTTTTGCAAATTGCTCGTCCACCATATATTCCTCAGAATGACGTTGAGGACAAAGCAGGGTTTTCTAGAAAAGACGTAGAGTCGTTTGTTcgtaaaatttttttcaagaatgaCAATAAGGAAGAGAAGCCCAAAGAG AATAAGgtttataacaaaaatcaaaatacggTGTGGGTCGACAAATTGACTGACAATCCCACTCAAAACGAAGACTTCTTAatgttttga